The following coding sequences are from one Diabrotica virgifera virgifera chromosome 2, PGI_DIABVI_V3a window:
- the LOC126880981 gene encoding uncharacterized protein LOC126880981 yields the protein MCPDLHEKENKNRDLQKSESLENTLTTVASETLLQTINVRVISDNKRSMTVRALLDSGSQRSYITTKCAEDLGLTKIGQENIVQGVFGGLQGAPKIHRLFKAGIENLQNSFSIGLSLLEQSKICNYVPKLIDQKVLDLLKDKNIYINDSASKELEVNLLIGADMFGHIITGNLVNINDSLVALETKFGWTVMGTQKSNNKINTFVSTYFTDSLSTLWSLDVLGIKDPAETKCREELDIRTLEKFKESTVVNSENIYEVCLPWAEGYPAITSNFNLAEKRLFSTTKRLLSLNKLTEYDNIFQDWENTGIIEEVEEEPLEKNTHYLAHHAVVKESSLTTKIRPVFDASAKDGNGNSLNDLLEKGPNLIELIIPLILKFKLHKIGVTSDIAKAFLQISISEKDRDFLRFLWWKNYEKREIKIFRHCRVVFGLKPSPFLLAATVNLHLEMEKTYTETANQLLNAFYVDNCVSSVRNETELKKFIDESTEILKNAKFDLRGWTFNENNDTYVSSVNEKLENKVISILGIQWNYQTDTLACDIKNLDSLDEIPRTKEAFYLQRREFLILLVSLLHLR from the coding sequence ATGTGTCCTGATTTgcatgaaaaagaaaacaaaaatagagATTTGCAAAAATCAGAATCTTTAGAAAATACATTAACAACTGTCGCTTCTGAAACTTTACTGCAAACGATCAATGTTAGGGTTATTTCTGATAATAAAAGGTCAATGACAGTAAGGGCACTGCTAGATTCGGGTTCGCAACGTTCCTATATAACTACAAAATGCGCGGAAGATTTAGGGTTAACTAAAATTGGACAAGAAAATATAGTTCAAGGTGTTTTTGGTGGGTTGCAGGGAGCTCCAAAGATTCATCGTTTGTTTAAGGCAGGTATAGAAAATTTACAAAATTCATTCAGCATCGGGTTATCTTTACTGGAGCAATCTAAAATTTGCAATTACGTTCCAAAACTAATTGACCAAAAGGTCCTAGATTtattaaaagataaaaatatttatataaatgatTCTGCTTCTAAAGAATTAGAGGTTAATTTATTAATAGGGGCAGACATGTTTGGTCACATCATAACGGGAAACTTGGTAAACATAAATGATTCTTTAGTAGCTTTGGAAACCAAGTTTGGTTGGACCGTTATGGGGACAcaaaaaagtaataataaaataaacacgtTTGTTTCAACTTATTTTACTGACTCATTGAGTACTTTATGGAGTTTAGATGTTCTGGGTATAAAAGATCCAGCAGAGACGAAATGTCGAGAAGAGTTAGACATTCGCActttagaaaaatttaaagaaagcACTGtggtaaatagtgaaaatatataTGAAGTTTGTTTACCATGGGCAGAAGGTTATCCGGCTATAACCTCTAATTTTAATTTAGCTGAAAAGCGACTTTTTTCTACCACAAAACGGTTACTTTCTCTGAACAAGCTTACAGAGTATGACAATATATTCCAAGATTGGGAAAATACAGGAATCAttgaagaagtagaagaagagcCGTTGGAAAAGAATACGCACTACTTGGCACATCACGCAGTTGTCAAAGAGTCCAGTTTAACTACGAAGATCCGACCAGTGTTTGATGCGTCAGCTAAGGATGGTAACGGTAATTCTCTTAATGATTTACTAGAAAAGGGTCCGAATCTAATTGAGCTAATAATACCTTTAATTTTAAAGTTCAAGTTACATAAAATTGGGGTAACGTCAGACATAGCGAAGGCATTTTTGCAGATAAGCATTTCAGAGAAAGATAGGGATTTTTTACGATTTTTGTGGTGGAAAAACTATgaaaaaagagaaataaaaatatttagacATTGTAGAGTAGTTTTTGGGCTAAAACCAAGTCCGTTTCTTTTAGCAGCAACAGTTAATTTGCATTTAGAAATGGAAAAAACATACACAGAAACAGCTAATCAACTTCTTAACGCATTTTACGTAGACAATTGTGTTTCTAGCGTTAGGAATGAAACagaacttaaaaaatttattgatgAGTCAACAGAAATTCTAAAGAATGCAAAATTTGATCTTAGGGGGTGGACTTTTAATGAAAATAACGATACGTATGTTTCTAGCGTCaatgaaaaattagaaaataaggTTATCTCTATTTTGGGTATACAGTGGAATTACCAAACTGACACTTTAGCGtgtgatataaaaaatttagaCAGTCTTGACGAGATTCCTAGAACAAAAGAGGCATTTTATCTGCAACGCAGAGAGTTTTTGATCCTATTGGTTTCACTGCTCCATTTACGTTAA